In Paenibacillus ihbetae, the following are encoded in one genomic region:
- the hrpB gene encoding ATP-dependent helicase HrpB yields MNQFPIHQVMPQLTAALAERTAAVLIAEPGAGKTTQVPLAFLKAPWLQGRRIIMLEPRRLAARSAARYMASALGERVGETVGYRVRMDSRVSDRTVIEVVTEGILTRMLQEDPELSGIGMIIFDEYHERSLQADTGLAFALESQSVLRDDLRLLVMSATLEAEPVAELLGGAPVIVSEGRSYPVATRYLRSSGLEELHKGAARAIQLALSEEEGDILVFLPGAREIRRTASELQQASLGGDIVVRQLHGTLSPEMQDEAVSPDPDGRRKVVLSTSIAESSITIQGIKVVVDSGYARTEVFSPRTGLPQLITRRVSQASADQRRGRAGRIAPGVCYRMWSEEEHRHLPERSEPAIRESDLAPLALELAAWGARDPLQLAWLDPPPRAAFAQGQELLRQLGALDESGSITEHGRCMASLGLHPRLAHMLLRGKELGEAGLAVRLAVLLQERDIFRAQASAADQDIRTRLERLGQYERRGHASAAPEGVDDAVLRRLLQEIKKLQADLGIPDSGILRTERCGLLLSFAYPDRIAKRRGTGSYVLRTGRGIRLATVQPLSRASYIVAAAIDDQGPDGLIQLAAPLEEDWLEEHYRGEMELVREVSWDPASGSVRARQRLMLGAILIREQPYEGVTDEERSAAVLKAIRREGLGLLTWTKTAVQLRERMAFMKRHDPAGVWPDVSDEALLAHADTWLLPYLGGVRNRSDLSRLGIAGLLSHLLSWEMKQELEREAPTHIQVPSGSRIPVDYSDPDKPYLAVRLQELFGMKETPRIAGGRVALTLHLLSPAHRPVQVTSDLASFWSSGYFEVKKDLKGRYPKHYWPDDPLEATATSRTRPKPS; encoded by the coding sequence ATGAATCAATTTCCCATACATCAAGTAATGCCGCAATTAACTGCGGCACTCGCTGAGCGGACGGCTGCCGTCTTGATCGCGGAGCCGGGGGCGGGCAAGACCACACAAGTTCCGCTGGCCTTCTTAAAGGCGCCGTGGCTTCAGGGACGGCGGATTATCATGCTTGAGCCGCGGAGGCTTGCCGCCCGGTCCGCAGCCCGCTATATGGCTTCCGCGCTCGGGGAGCGGGTAGGCGAGACCGTCGGATACCGGGTGCGGATGGACAGCCGGGTCAGTGACCGGACCGTGATCGAGGTCGTTACGGAAGGGATCCTGACCCGAATGCTGCAGGAGGACCCCGAGTTGTCCGGCATCGGTATGATCATATTTGATGAATATCATGAACGCAGCCTGCAGGCGGATACCGGCCTTGCGTTTGCGCTGGAATCGCAGTCGGTTCTGCGCGATGACCTGCGGCTGCTCGTCATGTCGGCTACGCTGGAGGCTGAGCCTGTAGCCGAGCTGCTTGGCGGAGCACCGGTCATTGTGAGCGAAGGCCGCTCCTACCCGGTTGCAACCCGATATTTGCGCTCCTCGGGGCTGGAGGAGCTCCATAAAGGTGCCGCTCGCGCCATTCAGCTGGCGCTATCGGAGGAGGAGGGAGATATTCTCGTTTTTCTTCCGGGAGCAAGGGAAATAAGGCGTACTGCGAGCGAGCTGCAGCAGGCAAGCCTTGGAGGGGATATCGTCGTTCGCCAGCTGCACGGTACGCTTTCGCCGGAGATGCAGGATGAAGCGGTAAGCCCGGATCCAGACGGAAGGCGCAAAGTGGTGCTGTCCACCAGCATTGCTGAGAGCAGCATAACGATCCAGGGGATCAAGGTGGTAGTGGATTCCGGTTATGCACGCACCGAGGTTTTCTCGCCGCGTACCGGCCTTCCGCAGCTCATCACGAGACGGGTATCCCAAGCTTCCGCCGACCAGCGAAGAGGACGGGCCGGGCGAATAGCCCCCGGCGTTTGTTATCGGATGTGGAGCGAGGAGGAGCACCGCCACCTGCCTGAGCGTTCGGAGCCGGCAATCCGCGAATCGGATTTGGCGCCGCTGGCGCTGGAGCTGGCAGCCTGGGGAGCTCGAGACCCGCTGCAGCTTGCATGGCTGGATCCTCCGCCCCGGGCGGCGTTCGCGCAGGGCCAAGAGCTGCTGCGACAGCTTGGCGCGTTGGACGAGTCGGGCAGCATCACGGAGCACGGGCGCTGCATGGCATCGCTGGGTCTTCATCCGCGGCTGGCCCATATGCTCCTTCGGGGAAAGGAGCTCGGCGAAGCAGGTTTGGCCGTTCGACTTGCGGTGCTGCTTCAGGAGCGGGACATTTTCCGGGCACAGGCATCGGCCGCGGACCAGGATATAAGGACGCGTCTGGAGCGGCTCGGGCAATATGAGCGCCGTGGGCATGCTTCTGCCGCCCCGGAAGGGGTCGATGATGCCGTTCTGAGACGGCTGCTTCAGGAGATAAAGAAGCTCCAAGCGGATCTGGGCATCCCCGATTCCGGCATACTGCGGACGGAGCGGTGCGGATTGCTGCTCTCATTTGCCTATCCGGACCGAATTGCCAAGCGCAGGGGAACGGGCAGCTATGTGCTTCGGACCGGCCGGGGGATCAGGTTGGCCACGGTCCAGCCTCTAAGCCGGGCGTCCTATATTGTCGCTGCGGCCATCGATGATCAAGGACCGGACGGCCTGATTCAGCTTGCGGCTCCGCTGGAGGAAGACTGGCTTGAGGAACACTATCGCGGCGAGATGGAGCTGGTCCGGGAAGTAAGCTGGGATCCGGCGTCCGGCAGCGTGAGGGCGAGGCAGCGTTTGATGCTGGGCGCTATTCTGATTCGGGAGCAGCCTTATGAAGGCGTAACCGACGAAGAGCGTTCGGCCGCCGTCCTGAAGGCGATCCGCCGGGAAGGGCTGGGACTACTAACGTGGACCAAAACAGCCGTCCAACTGCGCGAGCGGATGGCCTTCATGAAGAGGCATGATCCTGCCGGAGTGTGGCCGGATGTATCGGATGAAGCCTTGCTTGCCCATGCGGATACTTGGCTGCTGCCGTACCTGGGCGGGGTTCGGAACCGCTCGGATTTAAGCCGCCTTGGCATAGCAGGACTTCTGTCCCATTTGCTGAGCTGGGAAATGAAGCAGGAGCTTGAACGCGAAGCACCGACGCATATTCAGGTTCCCAGCGGATCCCGAATACCGGTGGATTACAGCGATCCGGACAAGCCGTATCTGGCGGTCCGGCTGCAGGAGCTGTTCGGGATGAAGGAGACGCCGCGCATTGCCGGAGGCAGGGTTGCGCTGACGCTGCATCTGTTGTCGCCGGCTCATCGCCCCGTTCAAGTGACCTCGGATTTGGCGAGCTTTTGGTCCAGCGGATATTTCGAGGTGAAGAAGGACTTAAAGGGGAGATATCCTAAGCACTATTGGCCGGATGATCCGCTTGAAGCCACGGCGACCAGCCGGACCCGTCCCAAGCCGTCATAG
- the gluQRS gene encoding tRNA glutamyl-Q(34) synthetase GluQRS, with protein sequence MQQETICRGRFAPTPSGKMHIGNALTALLGWLQMRRLNGCYILRIEDIDEQRSRGELVDELIRDLKWLGLDWDEGPGVGGSFGPYVQTERKALYEHALAKLNEAGLLYPCYCSRADIMAAASAPHGLASEGRRYPGTCRHLTKEEAQRKELHKKPSLRMKVPKQAVAFTDEIAGHQIYALEKSGDFVVRRADAMISYQLAVVVDDALMGITHVLRGADLLDSTPRQLLLYEALGYKPPHFAHVPLIVDAEGKRLAKRNRGLSLSFLRGQGIQPQRIVGWLAWTAGLISSPEPVSPSELVQSFDTAHITPEPIRLTHAALKMLFTPLPTLQ encoded by the coding sequence ATGCAGCAAGAAACTATATGCCGCGGACGATTTGCCCCGACGCCGTCGGGTAAGATGCATATCGGCAACGCACTCACCGCGTTACTAGGATGGCTGCAAATGAGAAGGTTGAACGGATGTTATATTCTTCGGATTGAAGATATCGATGAGCAGCGCTCGCGTGGAGAACTCGTTGATGAACTGATACGGGATTTGAAATGGCTTGGTCTTGATTGGGACGAAGGACCCGGTGTCGGGGGGAGCTTTGGACCGTATGTTCAGACCGAACGAAAAGCGCTGTACGAGCATGCGCTCGCAAAGCTGAACGAGGCGGGACTGCTCTACCCGTGCTACTGCAGCCGAGCCGATATTATGGCCGCTGCAAGCGCGCCGCATGGCTTGGCCTCCGAAGGCCGCCGCTATCCAGGCACCTGCAGGCATTTAACGAAGGAAGAAGCGCAGCGAAAGGAACTGCACAAGAAGCCTTCCCTGCGTATGAAGGTTCCCAAGCAGGCGGTTGCCTTCACTGACGAAATCGCGGGCCACCAAATCTATGCGCTTGAGAAGAGCGGCGATTTCGTTGTCCGCAGAGCGGATGCGATGATCTCTTACCAGCTTGCCGTCGTTGTAGATGACGCATTGATGGGGATTACGCACGTATTACGGGGCGCTGATCTGCTTGATTCCACCCCGCGGCAGCTGCTGTTGTACGAAGCGCTCGGTTACAAGCCTCCGCACTTTGCCCATGTTCCCTTGATCGTTGATGCCGAGGGCAAGCGGCTGGCCAAACGGAATCGTGGACTGAGCCTGTCCTTTTTGCGGGGACAAGGAATCCAGCCGCAGCGAATCGTCGGATGGCTTGCCTGGACTGCCGGGCTGATCAGCTCTCCGGAGCCAGTTTCACCATCCGAGCTGGTCCAAAGCTTCGATACGGCCCATATCACGCCGGAGCCGATCAGGCTGACCCATGCTGCTCTGAAAATGCTGTTTACCCCATTGCCCACCCTGCAATAA
- a CDS encoding SDR family oxidoreductase, with the protein MRMNEVQGSIHGRTAIITGAGSGIGKAAAVKLARMGANVALFDLLDERTNKAEAEINALREGSARAFDVDITDPDRVEKAVLETVEIFGGVDIVFANAGINGVLAPIDEMKLEEWEKTLKVNLNGTFLTVKYALPHLKKRGQGSIIITSSVNGTRTFSNFGMSAYSTTKAGQVAFAKMAALELAKFKIRVNVICPGAIATNIDQSTKKKDNLDEITIPVEYPEGSQPLADGPGQPEEVADLVAFLASDQSRHITGAQIFIDGAESLL; encoded by the coding sequence ATGAGGATGAATGAAGTTCAGGGAAGCATTCATGGAAGAACAGCGATCATTACAGGAGCAGGGTCGGGGATCGGGAAGGCAGCGGCCGTCAAGCTTGCGCGCATGGGGGCGAATGTTGCCCTGTTCGATCTATTGGATGAGCGGACGAACAAGGCCGAGGCGGAAATCAACGCACTGCGCGAGGGATCCGCACGGGCGTTCGATGTGGATATTACCGATCCGGACAGGGTCGAGAAAGCGGTCCTTGAGACGGTGGAAATTTTCGGAGGCGTAGATATCGTATTTGCGAATGCAGGGATTAACGGCGTGCTCGCCCCGATTGACGAAATGAAGCTGGAGGAATGGGAGAAGACGTTGAAGGTGAATCTGAACGGTACCTTTTTAACGGTGAAATACGCCCTTCCCCATCTGAAGAAACGCGGCCAGGGCAGCATTATTATTACCAGCTCGGTGAACGGGACGCGGACCTTCTCGAATTTCGGGATGAGCGCATACAGCACCACCAAGGCGGGACAGGTGGCTTTTGCCAAAATGGCGGCACTCGAGCTGGCGAAGTTTAAAATAAGGGTCAATGTAATCTGTCCGGGAGCGATTGCCACGAATATCGATCAAAGCACGAAGAAAAAGGACAACCTGGATGAGATTACGATTCCGGTCGAGTATCCGGAAGGAAGCCAGCCGTTGGCGGACGGTCCGGGACAACCGGAGGAAGTTGCGGATCTGGTCGCCTTCCTTGCCTCCGACCAATCCAGGCATATTACCGGCGCCCAAATCTTTATCGATGGAGCGGAATCCCTCCTCTGA
- a CDS encoding general stress protein codes for MERKVAGVFRSEQEAAQAIERLQRNGIPSDAISIITKDQRDADHIAEQTGTMAPEGVAAGAATGGILGGTAGLLAGLGALAIPGIGPILAAGPIAAVLTGAAVGAGTGGLVGGFIGLGIPEEEAREYESYVEEGRILVLVDADQENTGIYDIFRDSDAMNADRYGQAGPEGEASLPPRGTNL; via the coding sequence ATGGAGCGGAAAGTGGCGGGCGTGTTTCGTTCGGAGCAGGAAGCAGCGCAGGCGATCGAACGGCTGCAGCGAAACGGTATTCCGAGCGATGCGATTTCGATTATTACGAAGGATCAACGGGATGCGGACCATATAGCCGAGCAGACGGGCACGATGGCACCTGAAGGCGTGGCTGCAGGTGCGGCAACCGGAGGAATTCTTGGCGGCACCGCCGGCTTGCTGGCCGGACTTGGCGCTTTGGCGATCCCGGGAATCGGACCGATCCTCGCAGCTGGCCCAATTGCCGCTGTGCTGACAGGGGCGGCGGTAGGAGCCGGTACCGGAGGCTTGGTCGGCGGTTTTATCGGCCTTGGCATACCGGAGGAGGAGGCGAGAGAGTACGAGTCCTATGTTGAGGAGGGCCGTATTCTGGTGCTTGTCGATGCCGATCAAGAAAATACGGGAATATACGATATCTTCCGTGATTCGGATGCGATGAATGCGGATCGTTATGGACAGGCCGGTCCCGAGGGTGAGGCGTCCTTACCGCCGCGCGGAACGAATCTTTGA
- a CDS encoding DnaJ family domain-containing protein, with amino-acid sequence MGIFSRLAEQKIEEAVRNGELDNLPMAGKKLPVDDLSHIPEDLRMSYRIMKNAGYVPEEVSLRKECLRLHDLLAAARNDGEQEQLRRKLNEKQLRLQMLLEQRGLGSSGAFMQYESRIRERLLEE; translated from the coding sequence ATGGGAATCTTTTCCAGGTTGGCGGAACAGAAGATCGAGGAAGCGGTTCGAAACGGAGAGCTGGACAATTTGCCGATGGCCGGCAAAAAGCTCCCGGTAGATGATTTATCTCATATCCCGGAGGATCTGCGAATGTCCTACCGTATCATGAAGAATGCGGGATATGTTCCGGAGGAAGTCAGCTTGAGGAAGGAATGCCTTCGACTGCATGATTTGCTCGCTGCCGCACGGAATGACGGAGAGCAGGAGCAGCTGAGACGCAAGCTGAACGAGAAGCAGCTGAGACTGCAGATGCTGCTGGAGCAGCGTGGGCTTGGCTCAAGCGGTGCGTTTATGCAGTACGAATCCCGAATCAGGGAACGGCTGCTGGAGGAATAG
- a CDS encoding vWA domain-containing protein, giving the protein MNYTIQASQRTPALIIYLIDISASMNMLMEDKRRIDVVYEALSLAIRQMVFRSTKGNRLTPRYRIAILAYSDDVYDLLGGIKGIDEIAAIGSLPDLTPKRFSDSAKAFSQAEKILQMEIPNMQDCPAPLVCHMTDGVSTGEDPEPIARRIMSMSVPDGNVLVENIFISDHLMSQPIAEPRRWKGILPDTPLEDEHARKLKMMSSVLPESYREMLVEADYQLSPGALMMLPGTCSELVSIGFQMSAATPVR; this is encoded by the coding sequence ATGAACTATACCATACAAGCATCACAGCGCACGCCCGCGCTCATTATATACCTGATTGATATCAGCGCATCGATGAATATGCTCATGGAGGACAAGAGGCGGATCGACGTCGTTTATGAAGCTTTGTCTCTAGCCATCCGGCAGATGGTATTCCGTTCGACGAAGGGGAACCGGCTTACACCGCGTTACCGGATTGCGATCCTGGCATACAGCGATGATGTATACGATTTGCTGGGCGGCATTAAAGGCATCGATGAAATTGCGGCCATAGGCTCCCTGCCGGATTTGACGCCGAAGCGGTTCTCCGATTCGGCAAAGGCCTTTTCGCAAGCAGAGAAAATCTTGCAGATGGAAATTCCGAATATGCAGGATTGCCCTGCCCCGCTTGTGTGCCATATGACCGACGGCGTTTCAACGGGCGAGGATCCGGAGCCGATCGCCCGCCGGATCATGAGCATGAGCGTTCCGGACGGGAATGTCCTTGTGGAGAATATCTTTATCTCCGACCATCTGATGAGCCAGCCGATAGCGGAGCCGCGCCGCTGGAAGGGCATACTGCCAGACACTCCGCTCGAGGACGAGCACGCCCGCAAGCTGAAGATGATGTCTTCGGTGCTTCCTGAGAGCTATCGGGAAATGCTGGTGGAGGCGGACTATCAGCTTAGCCCGGGGGCTTTAATGATGCTTCCCGGAACATGCTCGGAGCTGGTGTCCATCGGATTCCAGATGTCGGCAGCGACACCGGTAAGGTAA